The genomic window GCCGATATAGTTCTGAATTTGCCTAAATTCTCCTGGCCTGCGCTCTGCGCCGCGCACGCCTTCCAAAAGTCGCGCATGGATTTCTCGGATTAGACGAAGGCAGACTGGCAATTCTTTGATTCGTGCGAGACCGTATTCCAATGCCTTAACATAGTTAGCTACTTCTCTTACGTCAGGAGTTTTTGGTTCCTTCGACGGGCTTGCCTCGAATAGCAATAATTCTTCCTCAGTGGCGAGGGTACCCTCGATTCGGCTCGACAAGACGGCCTCGCGGCGCAGGAAGGGGCCGATCAGCATGTGGGGATTAGGCAACATTTGGCCCAAGCCAGCCAACTGACCGAGCGCCAAGTTAGCCTCGGAAAGAAGCTGAACCGTCGTGGTGTCAAATTCCAATTCGGGGGCCAAGGGATTGGGCATAAAGCCAAAATAGCACTGGGCATTTGACCAGTCTCCCGGGAGCGATTGTCGTGAAGTCACTGGGGTTCATAGGGTTGACCCTGTTTCTGATACTTTAGTACAGCAAGGTCATAATTATGACGGTTCTTTGCCTAAAAGTATAATAAACCGTCCTTTGCGACGCAAAGGGAAAGCACCTTTCATTATTATACCTGAAGCACAAAAAGTAAAATACACCGTCAGGAAACGCTATCTTAATAAAATACTGCGACTTACGCCACTAATTCTAGACATCCTGAATCTCGGTTATTTGAGGCTTCAGCCCGAAGGGTTACTTGCCAGGTTGCTCTTCGAACTCCGGCT from Candidatus Acidiferrales bacterium includes these protein-coding regions:
- a CDS encoding Fic/DOC family N-terminal domain-containing protein: MTSRQSLPGDWSNAQCYFGFMPNPLAPELEFDTTTVQLLSEANLALGQLAGLGQMLPNPHMLIGPFLRREAVLSSRIEGTLATEEELLLFEASPSKEPKTPDVREVANYVKALEYGLARIKELPVCLRLIREIHARLLEGVRGAERRPGEFRQIQNYIG